In one Candidatus Cloacimonadota bacterium genomic region, the following are encoded:
- a CDS encoding T9SS type A sorting domain-containing protein, giving the protein ETAQITPRSHADFNPTSSDDPLQVPAQVALIGNYPNPFNPETTIQFQMEKPAPAEIEIFNQKGQIVKNVSIPMTQQGMNSQVWNGLDNNGSAVSSGVYFFRLKSGSYSSTKKMVLMK; this is encoded by the coding sequence AGGAAACAGCACAGATCACACCCAGAAGCCATGCCGATTTCAACCCTACTTCGAGCGATGATCCTCTCCAGGTTCCCGCGCAGGTGGCTTTGATCGGCAACTATCCCAATCCTTTCAATCCTGAAACAACAATCCAATTCCAAATGGAGAAACCTGCTCCGGCAGAGATCGAAATCTTTAACCAAAAGGGACAGATTGTTAAGAACGTGAGTATTCCCATGACTCAACAGGGAATGAACTCCCAAGTATGGAATGGGTTGGATAACAACGGTTCTGCCGTATCCAGCGGAGTGTATTTCTTCCGTCTCAAATCCGGAAGTTACAGCTCTACCAAAAAAATGGTTCTGATGAAGTAA
- a CDS encoding DMT family transporter: protein MKFKSHLYSLIAICIWSSLELAGKLLGEGISPFAITAWRFLIGGLVILPFAIKQGTEHRIKLSLSSILTLGALGILNVVISMLLLQLAIYNGKASLTAVIVSMNPLFVSIFAYSIIKENLSRHQIYSILMGVTGLLVIILGESELRGQGFNNLPLGIVYAILAGITFALYTVLTKRAVFQFGNRITNCTSFLIGGLSLSLLNLLIGKNMAFEPNMRNILLILYLGVVITGIAYLFYFEAMKELSAARASIYFFLKPGLASIMAFLFLKEHLSIIQVTGIVLIMFALSRRIWMKHI, encoded by the coding sequence TTGAAATTCAAGAGTCACCTGTACAGCCTGATAGCGATATGTATATGGTCTTCTCTAGAGTTAGCCGGAAAGCTTTTGGGGGAAGGGATATCTCCTTTTGCCATTACAGCTTGGCGTTTTCTCATTGGCGGACTAGTAATACTGCCTTTTGCTATCAAACAGGGGACAGAACATAGAATAAAACTTAGCTTAAGCAGCATACTAACACTTGGCGCTTTAGGAATACTAAACGTCGTGATTAGTATGCTGCTTTTACAATTGGCAATCTATAATGGTAAGGCATCCTTAACCGCAGTTATTGTGAGCATGAATCCTTTATTTGTGAGTATATTTGCTTATTCAATCATCAAAGAAAACCTTAGTCGGCATCAGATATACAGCATACTGATGGGAGTCACTGGTCTTTTGGTAATCATTTTGGGTGAAAGTGAATTGCGAGGGCAGGGCTTTAATAATCTCCCCCTAGGTATTGTTTATGCTATTTTAGCCGGCATTACTTTCGCTTTATACACTGTACTTACAAAAAGAGCGGTGTTTCAATTTGGTAATCGAATAACAAACTGCACTTCCTTTTTAATTGGAGGCTTAAGCCTTAGTCTACTGAATTTGCTAATTGGAAAGAATATGGCTTTTGAACCCAACATGCGAAACATACTGTTAATTTTGTATTTGGGTGTAGTTATTACCGGAATAGCATATCTGTTCTACTTTGAAGCAATGAAAGAACTTAGCGCAGCACGAGCATCAATATACTTTTTTCTCAAACCGGGATTAGCTTCAATAATGGCATTTCTTTTTTTGAAAGAACACCTCAGTATTAT